One region of bacterium genomic DNA includes:
- a CDS encoding thiamine pyrophosphate-dependent enzyme: protein MKKLFSRPESLTAKRNLYCSGCGHGIVHRLIAEVIDELGIREKTIGIAPVGCAVFAYDYWNFDVTEAAHGRPPAVATGIKRVLPDRIVFTYQGDGDLAAIGTAETVHAANRGENITIIFINNAVYGMTGGQMAPTTLIAQKTTTTPWGRDPKIAGYPIKISEALAQLEGSVYIERVTVNSPKNTIKAK from the coding sequence TCTGACAGCAAAAAGAAATCTTTATTGTTCCGGTTGTGGGCACGGGATTGTCCATCGGCTAATTGCTGAAGTCATTGATGAGTTAGGAATAAGAGAGAAGACAATTGGCATTGCCCCTGTGGGATGTGCTGTTTTCGCTTATGATTATTGGAATTTCGACGTTACCGAGGCAGCTCATGGAAGACCTCCTGCTGTGGCTACGGGAATCAAGAGAGTACTTCCCGATAGAATTGTCTTTACCTATCAGGGTGATGGTGACCTGGCTGCAATCGGCACAGCGGAAACGGTCCACGCTGCCAATCGGGGAGAAAATATTACCATCATATTCATCAATAATGCTGTCTATGGTATGACCGGTGGTCAAATGGCTCCCACAACACTTATTGCTCAGAAGACCACCACCACTCCCTGGGGAAGAGACCCTAAGATTGCCGGCTATCCCATTAAGATTTCGGAAGCCCTGGCACAGCTGGAAGGCTCTGTTTATATTGAAAGAGTAACAGTCAACAGCCCCAAAAATACCATCAAAGCAAAAA